The nucleotide window gtgcctgctcctgcagagctggctaTATTCTTCCCTGCAAATAAGAAGCTGCACCTCTTGTGCTAAACACATGACATTGGTTTGCAAATTCTTCACTCTTATGGACAAATAGGAAAGGTATTTGTCTCCTTTATCCACCTtacctggagcacagctggcttCACAGTAGCCACACTTAGTACATCATCAATCTGCCGACTGTTGAAGTTTGACAGCCCAATGGCTTTCACAAGACCTTTTTCCACCAGTTTCTCCATAGCCTTCCAGGTTTCCTTATAATCAATGTAGTCGTAACGAATTGTGTTATCAGGATTCTTTGGGAAGAGATTGTCCCCTCGTCTACAGCAACAAAGGCAAAGTGTAAGTACATGCACCAAGTTATTTTAGTTCTTCACTCAAAGTAGCTTTCCTCACAGTAGTCTTAAAAGTTTCTACATCGTCTGAAGGACAGAGTACAAACTGAATGAGTCTGTTCAATTCCATTACATGACTTAACCTATAAGCAGTTATTACACAAGACAGTTGTTCCTGCATAAAGTTGTTACACAGCACTTTGAAGTACTCACCTATACAGCAGTGAATACACAGAACTGATAAAccactgcacacacagcagcagctctttgcaTCCCCATAAAACAGCTGATTTAGGGAGCAGCAACTCAGAGGGCAGCTTGGAGTTGCTACCAAAGGGATCTGTGTTTAAGAGCTACCTAGGAGAAACTGTATTTAAAGGATACTGTCCTTCCCACTCCCTCTGGATTCTGTAGCTGTGTCACTACTCAATACAAGCACAGGTTCTCCCAGAAGTCTGTACATGTTTAGTCTTAGCATGTACAGGTTGGGTGTGTTTCCTTCCAATTAGTCATACcaacatattaaaataaaaaaaaaaaaaaacaaaaacaaaaaaacaaccacccaAACAGACAGGAAGTACCCAGCTATGCCAGGTGACATCCCCACAGCCAAAGGGGTGAGACCTATGACTGGTCTCTGAGCAGTCCATGCTGGGAAGGGTACCAGCAATCCCCCTGGGAGAGCCGTGCTCCATAATCACCACAGGACTCTGCTAGCTCAGCAATGAGATTGTTACACTGCTCTAGCTCAGCAATGAGACTGTTACACTGCTCTAGCTCAGCAATGAATGTGTGAGAAATAGCACTTGGGGACAAGGGGAGATGGTTCTTCATGTCACTGGAAAACCTAGAACCAAAACTAACTCTGAAAGCCTTATGAGCTCCCAAGTCAGAAGAGAAGCTTCACATGTCAAGAGTACTGTATTAAGTGAGAGTAATTTTCAAAACCTAGGGCACTGTGATTTTCATCTGGAagtctgttttaatttttctgtaaataagaTTCCTTAGCTTAGCCTCCCAATGCAACTGGCATTATAAATAAGTATGCATTAAAACCGTTACATAGCAATAATGGAAAACTGCAGAATATACTGTTTCcaatgagaaaagaaatgaaactgcTTTGACTGTCAGTTTTGTCAACAGTGTCACAATATAGTCTAAATTTAAATATTAGTACTACCTAAACGTACATTATTATTTGTGTTACATGTCATTATCAAAGCAATGTTTGatggggtggtttttttcaaGCAAATGAAAAGGGGTGGTTTTTTTCAAGCAAATGAAAAGCAAACCTGTTGCACAACAGAGGGAATTTTTACAATCTCTTCCTCCAGACCAGTTCTACTTAAAAACACTTCCTCATTCTGTTATGCTGAGGAATATATTTATACTTTGAGCATCTTGCATCTTATCATTAGTGTATTCACTTCACATgacaagaaagagaaaaaacatcCTCAGATTTGCAGAACAGAGGCCCCTTAAACTGAAAGGGCTTGAGTGAAGACTCCATGCAAACCTTTGGCAAGGAGATTTATTCCTCCTCCCTTTTGGTTAGTTGTAGTTGGGTTGGGATACAACTACTTCCACATCTGCAAGGAAATAGAGTAACTGTGCTTCTCATGGGATTGTAGGATAAGTGCATTTAACACTTAACTGGAAAGCTTTCTTGTCTCTTATTTCCTCAAATCATAGAATTACTGCAATTTGTGTCATAAGAAGTCAATTCACTTTCACCTCATACAGATACCACCATGATACTGCATGTGCTTGTCCACTCCAGTACAGTTAATAACTACAAGTGAAAAGTGCTGTGTTGATGAAGCACTTAATTGCCATTTTACAGATCAGTACTGCTAACGCACAAAGCAGTTCTGGTATTTTCTCAAGGTTACCAGGTAGGCCAGTGGCAGAACCAAGAACAGCTGCTACACTTCTCCAGTGCCTAGATGAAGACACTAGACTGTTTTAAACtttaaacaccaaaaaacaccTTGCAGGCAGCATAAACAGGAAGAAATTCACAGCTCAGAAAGAACATCCTCAGGATATAACATGAGCCACTTATGTAAAACAGGTGTTTCTGCATTCTGTGCCCTCTGCATCTAGAACTTACTCAAAGGCATGAGGCCAGTGCATGAGGTACAGGTCCAGGTAATCCAGTTTCATATCTTCAAGTGTTTTCCTCAGTGCTGGCTCTACATCTTCTGGGTGGTGCTTGGTATTCCAGAGCTTTGATGTTACAAACAGGTCCTCCCTTTTAATAACCTTcaagaaaggaaggagagcaTAATATACTGGAGCAAGTTCAGAAAGAGAATTGCAACAATTCCCCAATTAGttttaaaacaaagagaacAACTGAAGTTTTGTGGTTTgttatggttttggttttttttaaaaacaaaaggaaaaaaggtaacACATGGAACCAACAAATTAAACCTTTCAAAAATATACTGGATGGAGAAGAGCCAGAGAAATAAACACAGTGGCAAGTCTTCAAGTATAGCAAATACTTTAGCAATTAGaagttttgaaaaacaaaaaaatttctttccataTACTCACTCTTCCAAACCTTCCAATTCAAGGGTTAAAGCCATTACTAAGTGTGATGTCGCCAAAAGAAAGATTACTTGGCTTATTCATATGTAAATTTCAAATTTCCATTTAACAATTCACATATTCCAGGCTCAACCAGCTAACTTACTTTACTCTTCACATGCTATAAACCAAGATTGTTTCTTGTGGAAAGAGCATGGGAAAATGATGAGAAGAGTCCCCAAACCTCAGCATTGCAGTTTCTAGGCTGTAGAAGGAACACACTAAGAACTGAGAGCTCTACCCTATATTGGAAGGGTAAGaaccagaaataaaacaatGGAGAACTGGTTAACTAGAAAGTATAAAATACAAAAGGGAGATCACATTGGGCAAAATGCATAGAATTCCATCAGAAAGGACATTTCTCACTGTCTCATGTCTGAGAAAACTTCAGTCAAGTCTATTTTGAAGAATTTGGAATGATTAATTCCTTAGTTTCTCTCTTCCAACCATTcaattatttctgtgtttcacaCAAGGATGTTGTGTTTAGAAggaagatatttaaaaattctttttaaaagaattttgatTCAAATTCTAGTTCTAAGTTAGCTAGCTAATATGAACTGAACAAAATGCTTCCCATTGTTAAGGCAACTAATAGGGAAGGAATCCCTGAGGCAAGCTGAAAACAGCCTCTCTCAAGCACATAACAAAGAGATTGCCCTAAAGCCAAGgcaagagcagcagggaagcaaGAACATGAAAACTTCCTTTCCATGAGCTGTGAGGCTGTACAGGTTATCCTTTATCCTTTTGGCCCCTTCAGGGAATAAATTTAAGATTCCACCTCAGCTCATGCATAGGAATGCCTGTCACATTACACGATAAAGCCTCAAACTCTCAGGTGCAGATCTGGAGTCACATTTATGAGTCTTTCACATGCAATCACTgttcaaaaaaaattaaaattcaccACATTTACTCATTCATATTTTATCTGTGACCTACAGTTGATATTTTATCAATAACCAAAAAACTAAATTTGCTGTGGCTATCCCCATGGCATGCTAGACTGGAAAGTCACGGTAACTTTTCATATAAATCATGacaaatattttacattaaaactAATGATTCTGGGAACCCAAAGGTATCCAAATTGGGATATTTTGTTAGGGGAAAAGgaccaggaaaaggaaaaaaaacaccagcACCACCAAAGGCATTTTCTGTAGCTTCCATCCAATGATCCCAGACAATCTTTCTTCCCCATGACAGCCAGCAGGGTTCTCATAGGAGAGAAAGCCCTCTTTTAGGCCTTCTCCTGACAAATAGCAAACAGCTGGGGTAGACCAGCAGGAAAAGCCACAACTGTGAACCTCACAGGGGACAGCTGTAAGCTTTGGCACAGCACACGGTGAGCAGGGCAGTTCCAGTGTCTTACCTTGCTGGGCCCAACACACTCCTGGAAGGCCTCCCCGATCTCGGCTTCGTTGCTGTAGGCGGCCGCGCAGTCGATGTGGCGATAGCCCAGGCTGAGGGCGTGTTTCACTGCCTCCTTCACctgcaaacacaaacacactgcCCATGCAGCCACTGAAAagggatgtggcactggggataAGTCAAGAAACACTAAGAGACTTGGTGAGGAACACCCCCCAAAAAGCCACAGACCCGTTTAATGTCATGAGACTCAAAGATAAGGATCTGGAGTCTCTGTGGCACGGTCCTTAGAGGGGGAAGAGCAAACTGCTGGCAGGCACTCCAAGAAAATGGATCATGCACACAGGGCCAGCATGCGAGAATGTACCAGGCAGAACACATCCCTACTCCTCACTGCAGTTGTTAcacttttcttaaataaaaaatgagctATAAGAAGCGGTTTTCAAATAAGTCATGGTTTAGGAAGACATTTTCTGACCAAACTGACAAATCAACATCAGTCAAACCTGGAATATATTTTCTCTTGCCCAGTAAAGAAAGAGCCTGGCTTCTAACTCCAGAATCACCACAATGTGGGTTTGGTTAGCCACTCACACTTAACTACCAAGACAATGCTCTTTTATggaaagtttttctttcttgtcccATAATTGCACAACAGCAAAAGTCATGCTGCTGGGATATTCCTGATGATGCTCACAACTTTACAGTCTGCTTTCAACATTGCTGACAATGAAGGTGTTGCCAACAGCAACACAACTCTTGCTCCATATTGTCACATAAGCCAGAATGGTTTTTGGAAACCAAGGCACTTTACTTCAAATCTCTGTCTGCTTTTGAAAGCTCTAATGAAGCACAAGCAACAAATGTCTTCTCATGCAGGCCTCAGATATGAAGCAAGTCTAGAAACCAGAAGGAAACATAGAATGGCATCTTTGTGAGAAATCCTAAGGAACTTTTGAATAAAGATTTTCTATAAATGATCGTGCAAGAATGAAGAATTACTACAGTTGCCAGTGTAATCATCATCTCCCATTAGGCTGATGACCAATTAGTAAAATCTATTTCATTTAACTTCCAGTGGACAGTTAGCACACATTCTCTCTTATATCTGTCCTTCTGGAATACTACAGGAAGAATAATAAACCCCATCTGAACAGGGATTTCTGTACATTGCACCTCACTAACTTGTCCCTTAAGACTGTGGGAGACTGTAAATGACTCTGTGTATAAGGCTTGATGCTACAGGGCCATAAATGTTAAGTGAGATCACACCTCTCTCATCatgagatttaaaaatatgtccACAAAAGCCAGAGGGCTATTTTGATCAACAGTATGTAACTTAATCAAAGTAGCTGTAAATTTGAAAATGTTGGTACTTTGATTAACAACTTAATCTAAGTACCAGCATTTTCAAATTGAAAGCTGACAAAATTAGTAATACCAAGCAAAGGCATTTACAGTCCTGCTTTCAGATGCTACAAAAAGGCAATAGAGAATCAAATGTGAGAGCTCTCTCCTACTGGTGGATTTGACTTGTTTTTCTTGTCAAGAAGTGCAGTAAAAGCAGACACAGGATATTCTGACTACATTCTTTGGCATTTAGAGAGGAAAACTGGAGTGTAGCTCAGTTTCCCTTAGCCAGGATGACAAAGCACTTCTATTACAGCAGTGAACTCTTCCTCTCTCTAGCAGGATGGTACTTACAGTCCTTGTTTCACCTGACAAAGACATTTCTCAGGTCACTACAAAATCAAGGGCAGGGTAATTCTGAAATCACTTGAGACATAGTAAGGGCTTTTAAGACTCAGTATCTATCCTCCAAAAAGGTGAGATCTGTGGAGAGGGACAGAAAAACAGCAGTGTTCTGTGTCTGGAACCCCCTATTTCCTGTATCAGATTAATACTCTTTTTAATCAAAAAGGCACCAAGTTTACCATAAATGAAAGTAGGCACCActcacagaaaaacagagataAAGCACTCCAAACATGTGTCTGCAAAGAGATCAACAAGAGGCTGTATTTTTTTATCAGCATATTTTGAGAAATTTCTAGCCATGAAGAACTGTGACTGATAATTTAAATAAGGTTTGGAGCTGACGAAAATAATCTGTATTTGGGTAAACTATTCCCAGCCTACTAAGACATTTCAATGTGAACTGAGAGCTCCTGTTCCACACAAAAGGCAAACAATCaagaggaaaaatgcaaaaaaaagacatttttggaggggaaaaataataacATAGATGtaagttctttttaaaaagtcctttttttttaacaagaagTTCTGTATTTTGGAGATTAACTTCAGATAGGTATATGGTAGGGGATAGAGaacaaaaacacaacagagGCAGCTGAAGATTCATATGCCTGTGGGTATTTGTTGTTGTGAAGTACAAATAGCCAAAGGATCCTTCAAACTTTCCATATATTCTTTAGTTTAGCCTGTCAATACTGCTATGAAAGGAGCAATTAGTGAGTTTACTTTGCATTAGGCAAATTGAGTCACACAAGTGACTCACCAATCCATCCCCACAGAACTAAAAAGTTAAGTCTTACTAAAAGTACATCTGAATTGATCTTTAGACATCTTCCAGCCTAACATTAAGGCCCTCAGCTGGGCAGAGTAAATCCAGACCACTCCTACACACATTTGTCATAGCCCTCCTTGTGACAGACAGTCTATACCAATGCTTTGAAATCTTTCTGCTCAAAGTCTTTTAGATGACTCACAAAGATGGCCCTGATGCTACATCCCATTCCTCCCAGAGATGAAATTCACAGCTAGCCCTTTGTGAGGGCTTTTCCCACATTTGCAAAGTGCACAGCTCCTCTCACACCTCTCTTGACCACGTAACTGCAGGTGCTTCCCCCTTTCATCACAACTCACCTTTCCCAAACCTTGCATCACTGTTGCTGCTGTCTCATCAGCTGTTTCATGCCTTTCTTCAAATGGTTTGCCCCAAAACAGACACAGGTATTGTAGTTGGAGCCTCATTCTCCTTCACTTTATAGCAAAGTCCAAGGAACTACACTCCCATTTAAACATCCCAGTAAGGGGCTTGGCCTTGTCACCCATCTTCCTTTGAAGATGGATGAACACAATATCAGTGGCAGATTCTGATACAATCTGTAAGTCCCCGTTAATTATAATATTCATTACTAGATTTCCAATTCTTCAATTTGCCTCTCTCCAGGTTAAAAAACTAACAAGTCATCTTTATACTTCCAGGCAACACACAGTTCAAGTGACCCAGGAGCCTCTTGTGCACAGCCCGAAGCCATTATGAAGAGATTTCCACTCTTAACAGTTCAATACTACTGGGAATTAAAAGGCTCTGACCAGCCACCCCTGCTTCCTGCAAAGTTGACACATTTTAGCAGTTATTTTGCTAAGAGGAAgtaggaaaaacccaaacaatggCAATCAGTGCACGTGATGTTCAGATTCACTGTGACCAGAACCCAAGTGTCACTCTATCACAGTTTCTAAATATTGCACTAAAATTGGCTGAAAAGGAACTCACACCACAAGATAAATAGTGCCAATTTAAAAGGTGATGTTCTCTAAAACAAAGGGGTTTGCCTCTTATCCTTCAAATGCTGAATATAAGTCCCTTCCTCAACAGGGGTGAATTTTTTTGTGCCGGTAACCAGGATTCTCTGTACTGTCTAACAAATTTCAAGAACAAAACATTCTTCCCCGAAGCTGCAATCCTGTCACAAGACACCCTGTCTGACTGGTTTTCTGAGGTGCACTTCTCCTCGGCTTTTCCAAGGTTTCACACAGAAATAcaagccctgtgtccccctgtcccacagAACCAGCCTCTGCCACTCAGGTTAGGCTGCTCATCAGGTGGGGACCAATCCTCCAGGTTGAAAGCATGACTCACTTAAGAGAGCAGAACAAAGCATTAAAGGCTTACAGCTAATCCAGCTGCAATATCAAAAAGCCATGCTACTGATATTCTTGATGCTCCTGTCTGAATGGATTTCTCTTTGAACTGATTCATGCTGCCAGTTCATAAACTTCTGTACTGTGCTACCTTCCATTTAATACCCCTCCATCATATTCCCATGGAAACATGCAAAACAAATTTCTCTTCTATCATTTGATCATGTAAAACACAAAACATCCTATTATTTTACATGGTGTCAAACCTATAAAATTCTTTCAACATGGAATTAGATTCAATTATTTTCCCCCTGTTAATATCTAGGAAACTGGGACTGCAATGACACCTTTTTACTGGACTGCTAAGATCTGTCTACAAGATCAAGGCTTGTTTACAGTCAGGAACAGTAACAGCAGTAATAAAGAAATTACTCAAGCTTGGCAAGGGAAAGAATTACAATCTGCAAAATATTTacccaaaataatttaaaagccaTCCATTTCCACACTTGCTTCTAATGCCCTTGAACAAAAGAGCTGTTGATAAATAGCCTCTACTTGGGAAACCAAATTTAATCAGTGCTTAttcttctgcttctctgggTTTTTGGCCCCTAGTCTTTAATTCATAATAGTAGTTATTATCCCTGAACTACATCATGTCTTTTTAAGGGTAAACCATCTGGACATTGCCAAATTGCTGCTATGCCCCTGAACTTTCAGAAGTGGTAAGCAGAAATCCATTTATTCCAGAGGAATAGCAGCAACTTCTGTAACTCTGCCCCTTTCTACTGCACTTCCTAGATTTTGCCTTTAATACAGTCTACAAGGAAGTCTTTGAAGACAGAAGATATTTCAAAGAAGTGACTCCCAATGACTTCCAAGGAAACCCAGAGAAGATGGCTTGATCCTGTGTGGGgttcagctgccagcagcactgctgattATGGCAAAATCCAAGTGAATTAGGCTTAAATTATGCACAAACAGGATCTGTCCTGGTTCCTTTCTAAAGCCACACATTTCTCAGAACAATTAGTTCACAGAATAAACAACACAttcatattttgtttgtttagtttcaGACATTTGCTTTAGACAAAGCATATTAAACTGTTTTGAGTGCACAGAAATTAATCCATTAAGTTTGTGCACATTAACAACTTAATTCAGCTGTCATTTGATGTTTTAAGTGGCAAAGCTGCACATTCACCCTTTTCTTCATTTAAGAGGTTGACTAAGCTTTCACACCAACTCAGCTTCCACATTAGTACAACTTCCATTCCCAACAGATCCACTGTCCTGACAGTTGTTTGGACAGGAAAACCCACAGTAAAATGGCTCTGAATAGATTTAATTTTCATAGCTtgtttcccagcttttcctctaGCTGCACAAGAGAACTGCACATCTTGAGAAGAGTTTTAACTTTCGCTCTCAGTCATGAGCACTATGTCCTCCAACATACTCCAAAAAACATCATAAAGCTCTCACAGGAGTAGCAGTGAGACATCCATTTACTGCACAGACATGCAGTGGTGTGCATAacctagagaagctgtggatgccccatccctggaaatgttcaaggccagagTGGATTGACCTCTGAGCAaactggtctagtggaagggtctccctgcccacagcagaaaattggaactagatggtctttaaggtctcttccaacccaaaccgttctgtgattctacaatTCTTTGAATACCAGCTAGGAATTTCACCAAGCAGTGGACATTGCCTTTCACAGGAAGTACATAcaatttcttccccaaaaaatGTATCATTTTACTAAATGAAAGAGATACTAAAAGACAGACAAAGGGGAGAAGCATTACAATAGCAGGCACACCATGGCACACATAAACATTCCCACAGACTGTTTGTAGTAACACACAGAATTGTTCCCAAGTGTGGTGTTTGCCAATTCACTGCATTCAGAAGCAGCGTGAATGTCTAATGATACATGAGCCTTCTTATTCTGAAAGCAGGCTGACCCAAGCAAGTTCTTTGTTTGCCTGCTAACCAttggctggctcctggaacAGGACTTATTACAAGAACAACTTGAGTTTCTGCCTCCCAAAATAATGCTTTCTGCTGAGTCATCAGCCTAAGCCAGAGGGGTGTCTGGTCAGACCAGCAGCCTGAGGACTTGCCAGTGGAAGAGTCCAGCACCATGTTATAGAAACACCATCCACTGGTTTTCTTCTGGGTTTATGTCCCAGAGCTCCactgcccaaggccagggctaACAAGTCTAAAGGGATCTTCCTTTCTGGAAAGATCTGCTGTCTTTGTGCCTTAGGCCTTAGGCAattacacacatacatacattcAACTTCAGTGGACTCAAGACTAGAACAGCTCAAGCAAAGGATACAGACCTCAGATCTgggaccttaaaaaaaaaatgcacaaacacACATACTAGTTGAGAGCACAGTATCCTATTGTTCCCTGCTTACTTGGCCACGGTCACTTTTCCAAGTTCCCAGTCCCACAAGAGGCATCTTCTGCCCAGTGTGGAGTGTAACGAAGTCGCACGTTGCAGGCATTTTTGcctaaagaataaaaagaacaaaaagtttTGCAGCAATTCTTTAAGTTGCAACAATTTACCTTTTCTGCTCACAATGGCGAAGTTTTTTCATCAACAAAGGAAAGGCTTACAGCATGTCCCAACATCCTCACAATCTATGTTTCTGCTCAAACAGTTAAAAAGAAACTGGATTCAGGATGAGCTCCAAAGCTGGCTAGCTGATTTCACTTACTTCCCAAGCTCTGCTGCATCCAAAATCATGAATGttatgtgtttaaaaacaaaaagcaacaaaaataacCAAGAGTGGAAGAATGCAATGTTAGTTACATCTGACTATGTAGGAGGAATGGATGTTTTCAGAGTTCAGCATCCACATAGCACACTATCCTAAAACAGATCTGCCTTCTCAGAGTTGTCATTTTCTTCACATAAGCAGGTTCCAGCTGATGGATGCGTTCACACAGAGTTTATGCTTTCAATTTCTTGCTTCTTCATAAAGCAAGAATCCTTTCTGTCTGCTTAGCTTCTGAAGCCATACTTCTGTAGATTTACTAGCAGACACAGATAACATACTTGCTTTTCAGAGAGACATACAAGAGCAGTTGGAGTGATGCGGACCTGAAGGCCATTGTAcaccagggagctggggatccCTGTAACAGTTAACCTGAGTAGGACGAGGCTCATCTTGTGCTGCTCTTCAcgcccagcctggtgctgtgggatgcacaggctgcaggatAAGCTCAGCAGCAACCTGTAACAGGAGTCTGCAGGTAGCTCACACTTTACACCTGCAATTATGCTACCTATGCATCCTTGCCTTTATCTAAAAATGCAGGAAGTTCTCCTGAAAGCATCCTTTCTGTGTGCCAGCAGAGGTGATGAATAGAGGTGTTTTCTTGTAAAAGAATCCTCAGCAGTTTAAATGACCAAAACAGGGTAAACCCCTGCTATGAACAGGGTCTGCACACTGTGCTGTGTGAGATCTGCCCGATGCTGCACAAGCTGGGGCTCCCAGCACCTGAAGGGATGCACAACTATCAACACTCTCCTCTTTCTTTAAAGGGTTAGCTCTAAAAAACATAATTTGAAATGATACCTTAGAACCTGAGTGCCTTTCCTGTCAGGACTGTAATGGGCCAGCACCTCCTGGTGCAAGGCAATCATTACACTGACCTAATAGCCCTGGATTTTTACTGAGCTAAGTCCAGCTATTGGTGCTGAAGACAATCACTGGTGAACCAAACTGCAGATATACATCTGTTTTATTGGGGTAGGAGGTCAGAGAAGACAGGGTGATGGTGCCAACAGTATTCTCTTCTACTCTGAACCTGCACAGCCATTTTGTAGCTAGCTACATGCACCTGGGTGCTGTTTAACAGAATTTAGCTGTCTATATAAAGACATCATCTTGCATcaagcaaaacaacaaaaaatgcaaggctttttcatttactttggCCTATAATACAAATAAGATGCCAACTGTATGTTTTACACAACCATGTTATGCAATCATCTTAAAGGTGAGAGTTCAGCCCAGAAGACAAGGTACACGTTTAATCGATAACCAGCATCAGCACATTTTTAAGAACCA belongs to Haemorhous mexicanus isolate bHaeMex1 chromosome 9, bHaeMex1.pri, whole genome shotgun sequence and includes:
- the AKR1A1 gene encoding aldo-keto reductase family 1 member A1, encoding MPATCDFVTLHTGQKMPLVGLGTWKSDRGQVKEAVKHALSLGYRHIDCAAAYSNEAEIGEAFQECVGPSKVIKREDLFVTSKLWNTKHHPEDVEPALRKTLEDMKLDYLDLYLMHWPHAFERGDNLFPKNPDNTIRYDYIDYKETWKAMEKLVEKGLVKAIGLSNFNSRQIDDVLSVATVKPAVLQVECHPYLAQNELIAHCQKRGLVVTAYSPLGSPDRMWKHPDEPVLLEEPGVKKIAEKYSKSPAQIILRWQVQRKVVVIPKSVTPARIQQNLQVFDFSLTAEEMSHIGNLNKNWRYIVPMITVDGKLVPRDAGHPHYPFNEPY